GCCCTGGCTTCCACCGTGCCGGGCAGAGGTGGAGCTCCAAGGGCAGGACTTCGGTGACTTCGTGGAGGGGCCTGGAAACGAAGTGCTCATCTCAGAGCGCACCGCCGATGCCTTCAGGAAGGAGGCGCTGACCGGTCTGCTGGGCTTCCATCCCGTCGAAGTGGGGCGCATCAAGAGAAAGCGGAAGGGGCCCCACATCGCGGAAGCTCCCCGCTACTTCTCGGTCACCGCTTGCTTCGGACATGGGGCCGTGGATGAGGCGCGAAGCCGGCTCCGGCACGTCCAGCCCGTGAAGTGTCCCGAATGCCGCTCCGCTGGGCTGGAGTCCATCCATGGCTTTGCCCTGGAGGCAGGCAGCTGGCGGAACGAGGATGTGTTCTATGCCCGTGGCCTGCAGGGGCTCATCGTGGTTTCCGAGCGTTTCGCCGGGTTCGTTCGGAAACACGGCCTGACGAACCTGCGGCTCACTCCCACGGAGGAGTACATCTGGGATCCCCTTCGTCTGGGAGCCCCTTGAAACGCAGACCGCCCCCCCTGTGCTTTGGGGAGGCGGCCGGTGCGGCTTAGTTCTTCCAGCTGCCGTCGGTCAGGCGCTGGATGCGCTCCTCGAGCGGCGGGTGGCTGGCGAAGAGCGCCATCATGCCCTCGCCGCGGATGCCGAAGGCCCGCATGCTGGAGGGCAGCAGGCTCGGCTCCCCCTGCTGCATGCGCAGCCGGTTGAGCGCGCGCGCCATGGCATTCGGGTTCACCAGCTGCGCGCCGCCCACGTCCGCGCGGTACTCCCGCCGGCGGCTGTACCAGGCCACGATGAGGCTGGCGCCAATGCCGAAGACGATCTGCAGCACCAGGCTGGTGAGGAAGTAGCCCGGCCCCGTGCCCGCGCTCTCCTCGCCGTCCTCGGAGCGGTTGAGGAACCGGTCCACGAAGAAGCCCACCACCCGGCTCAGGAAGATGACGAAGGTGTTGAGCACGCCCTGCAGCAGCGTGAGCGTCACCATGTCCCCGTTGGCCACGTGCGCCACCTCGTGGCCGAGCACCGCCTCCACCTCGTCCCGCTCCATGCCGTGCAGCAGCCCCGTGGACACCGCCACCAGCGCGCTGTTGCGCCGGGCCCCCGTGGCGAAGGCGTTCATGTCCGGGCTGTCATAGACGGCCACCTCGGGCATCCCGATGCCCGCGTTCTGCGCCAGCCGCTGCACCGTGCTCAGCAGCCACCGCTCGGCCTCCGTGCGCGGCGCGGTGATGACCTGGGCCCCCGTGCTCCACTTCGCCATCGGCTTGGAGATGAGCAGCGAGATGATGCTGCCCGCGAAGCCCATCACCGCCGACATGATGAGCAGCGCCGGCAGGTTCAGCCCCGAGCCCTGCCGGGCGAGGAAGCTCTCCACGCCCAGCAGCCTGGCGACGATGCCCAGCGCCGCCACCACCGCCAGGTTGGTCAGCAGGAACAGCGTG
Above is a genomic segment from Stigmatella erecta containing:
- the htpX gene encoding protease HtpX codes for the protein MKGSFFKRITLFLLTNLAVVAALGIVARLLGVESFLARQGSGLNLPALLIMSAVMGFAGSIISLLISKPMAKWSTGAQVITAPRTEAERWLLSTVQRLAQNAGIGMPEVAVYDSPDMNAFATGARRNSALVAVSTGLLHGMERDEVEAVLGHEVAHVANGDMVTLTLLQGVLNTFVIFLSRVVGFFVDRFLNRSEDGEESAGTGPGYFLTSLVLQIVFGIGASLIVAWYSRRREYRADVGGAQLVNPNAMARALNRLRMQQGEPSLLPSSMRAFGIRGEGMMALFASHPPLEERIQRLTDGSWKN